Proteins from one Camelina sativa cultivar DH55 chromosome 8, Cs, whole genome shotgun sequence genomic window:
- the LOC104709174 gene encoding vacuolar amino acid transporter 1-like — MPGTKICVACVEENKRCECELETGVKELLLLEASENSSFLHSVINMVGMLIGLGQLSMPYAVETGGWISIFLLISFGILTTYTSHILGNCLRRNPKSKSYSDIGHSAFGRHGRLIASLFIYVEIFMALVSYTISLHDNISAAFPATFSHHPNGHFPAAKLTAVAVAIALPSLWIRDLSSISFLSSGGILMSAIIFGSVVYTAVFGGVIDDGRIPALRLGNIPTVSGIYLFGFGGHIVFPNLYTSMKDPSKFTKVSIVSFAMVTALYTALAITGAKMFGPSVNPQITLSLPKHLLVTKIALWATVLTPMTKYALEFAPLAIQLERSLPPTMTNRTKLVARGLMGSALLLVILALALTVPYFGYVLSLSGSLVSITIAVTLPSAFYLKICWDGMSKLTRAANLGFVVLGCVLGVLGSFESSKLLVKELVRVHGG; from the exons ATGCCGGGAACGAAGATCTGTGTTGCGTGTGTTGAGGAAAATAAAAGGTGTGAATGTGAGCTCGAAACCGGGGTTAAAGAGTTGCTGCTGTTGGAGGCTTCTGAAAATAGTTCATTTCTTCACTCAGTTATCAACATGGTTGGTATGCTCATTG GACTAGGCCAACTATCAATGCCGTACGCCGTGGAAACCGGCGGTTGGATCTCAATCTTCCTCCTCATATCATTCGGAATCCTCACCACTTACACTTCCCACATCCTCGGAAACTGTCTCCGCCGCAACCCCAAATCTAAATCCTACTCCGACATAGGCCACTCAGCATTCGGCCGCCACGGCCGCCTCATCGCCTCCCTCTTCATCTACGTCGAAATCTTCATGGCCTTAGTTTCCTACACTATCTCCCTCCACGACAACATCTCCGCCGCTTTTCCCGCCACTTTTAGTCACCACCCCAACGGTCATTTCCCGGCGGCAAAGCTGACGGCAGTAGCGGTGGCTATCGCCTTGCCGAGCCTCTGGATTAGAGATTTGTCTTCGATCTCGTTTCTTTCTTCCGGTGGGATTCTTATGTCGGCTATTATATTTGGTTCGGTGGTTTACACGGCCGTGTTTGGAGGCGTTATTGATGATGGGAGGATTCCGGCGCTCCGGTTAGGGAATATTCCAACGGTTTCGGGAATCTATTTGTTCGGTTTCGGTGGACACATCGTGTTTCCGAATCTATACACTTCCATGAAAGATCCCTCCAAATTCACAAAG GTATCGATCGTAAGCTTTGCTATGGTGACGGCTCTATACACTGCACTAGCCATCACAGGAGCAAAGATGTTCGGACCAAGCGTGAATCCCCAAATTACCCTCAGTCTTCCTAAACATTTACTAGTTACCAAGATCGCTCTCTGGGCCACTGTACTAACTCCGATGACCAAATACGCCTTAGAGTTCGCTCCTTTAGCCATCCAGCTCGAACGTAGCCTTCCTCCTACCATGACCAATCGCACCAAGCTCGTGGCTCGTGGTCTTATGGGCTCCGCTCTGTTGCTTGTCATTCTTGCATTGGCTTTAACCGTCCCTTACTTTGGTTACGTCTTGAGCCTCTCGGGCTCATTGGTTAGCATCACAATCGCTGTGACATTGCCGTCTGCTTTCTACTTGAAGATTTGCTGGGACGGGATGTCGAAACTCACAAGAGCCGCCAATCTCGGGTTTGTTGTTCTCGGGTGTGTTCTTGGAGTTCTTGGATCATTTGAATCATCAAAGTTGCTTGTGAAGGAACTCGTTCGTGTTCATGGAGGTTGA